Within Bradymonas sediminis, the genomic segment TGAGGTGGGCGCCGGCCAGGGCGGCGACGGCGCGGCCGGCCTTGACCGACCCCGTTAAGCTGACGCCCTTGACGCGCGGGTCTGCGATGACCTGCTCGGCAGTTTCGTTCTCGATAAAAAGGCTTTGAAAGACGCCCGTGGGGAAGCCGGCGTCTTTGAAGAGTCGGTGCAGCGCCGTGGCGCAGCCCCCCGCGTTGGCCGAGTGCGATAGGAGCCCCACGTTGCCCGCCATCAGGTGCGGCGCGGCGAAGCGGATGACCTGCCAGAATGGGAAGTTCCAGGGCATGACCGCGAAGATCGTGCCCAGCGGGTCAAAGCGGATGAGCGCGCGCGACCCGTCGCTCTGCATCTCTTCGGTCTGTAAAAAGCGGGAGGCGTGTTCGGCAAAATAGGCGCATGTCCAGGCGCATTTTTCGACCTCGCTGCGGGCCTGCGCGATGGGTTTGCCCATCTCGTCGGTCATCAGCTCGGCGTATTCTTCGCTGCGCTCGCGCAGCAGCTCAGCCACCCGATTCATCAGGCGGCTGCGCTCGGCGAAGCTGGTCCAGCGCCAGTTTTCAAAGCCCCTCGCCGCACGCGTCAACTTGCGCTCCAGCGAGGCCGCGTCATCGAGTGGGTATTCGGCAAATGCTTCGGCCGTCGCAGGGTTGATTGAGCGAATCGACATGGCTGCACTCGTGCAATGAGGGGCTGAACGCGGCGACGACAAGCGTCGCCGGGCGGTGAGTACCTTATTTGATATTCTCGAGGTGAAGCGTGATCTTCTGCGATGCGTGCAACTCGCTCAGCAGATCAGACAGGGCCTTCTGGACCTGGTCATTGCGCATCTTGTTCTCGAGGCGGGTTTCGACCTTATCAAAGGCGATGACCCCGGCCTCGCGGTGGTCGAGCTTCTGGATGATATGCCAGCCGAATTGGGTGCGAACCGGCTCGGAGATGGCATTTTTCTCCAGCGTGAACGCGACCTTTTCGAATTCAGGGACCATCTGCTGGCGGCCAAACCATCCGAGGTCGCCGCCGTTGCGCGCGCCCAGCGGGCCTTCGGAGAGCTCCGCTGCGAGCGCGGCGAAGTCGGCGTCGGGGGCCGACGCTTTGGTTTGAATCTCAGCGGCTCGTTTGCGCGCGGACTCCCATCCCGCCTCGTCGGCGTCCTCGGGGACCTTGATGAGAATATGGCGAGCGTGGACCTGCTCCGGTTGCTCGAATGCCTCGGGGTTTTCGTCGTAGAAAGCCCGGATTTCCTCGGCGGTGGGGTAGGTCATGCCGTTGTCGGCCAGGAGTTGCTCGATCGCCAGGGATTCGCGCACCGACTCGTAGAACTCCTCTTTGGAGATGCCGAGCTGGGCGACCAGGGTGTCAAGCGAGCCCATCTGTCCGTCGACGCCTTGGTTTGCCGCGGCAAATTCCGCCCGGATCTGGTCGACGCGCGCGTCGACCTTCTCGTCGGCGATTTTGATATCGGCGCGCTTTACGGCGTTATCGATAAGGGTCTTGTCGACGATCTTATTGACGATCTGGCCGCTGAGCTGGCTGAGCAGTTGCGGCGGCACCTGGCCGGAGGCGACAATCTTGCTGACTTCTTTGTTGAAGGTCTCGGCGGTGATCGGCTCGCCGTCGACTTCGGCCACGGGGCCGGTGGCCTGCGGGACTTTTGCTTCTTCGGCGGCCTCGCCGTCTGCCTGGCCATCCTGGGCGCCCGCGGCGGTCGCGGATTCCTCGTCCTGGGCCGAGGCATAGTCATGGGCCGGGCCCTGATCGGGCACATCCGGCGTGGAGGAGCACGCAGCTCCGGCGAAGGTTAAGCAGAGGCCGACAACGATGAGCTTCAGACGATTCGCCATGCAATAGGCTCCAAAAAAAGTATCTCAAGGCAACGACACAAAAATGTCGAAGGTGCGGTTTATGGACGGATTGGCCTAGCATTATCGCATCCTGCGAGCAACCCGGGACGCAATTGCGCCTACCGTTGCCAAGTGGATACACCGATCGGGTCGGGTCAAGTGCCAGCCCGAGGCGCTTGCCTGCACTCAGAAATTTTGACACCTATTAGCGCGCTCAAAGAGGTATGGGTATTTCGGGGAGTAAAACGATGCCTTGTTTCGGCCTGGGCGATGGGATTATTGGCGATGTATTCAGCGGTATAATGCGAAGGGATTTCAACATGATGAACCTAAATAAAGGCCCGGGTGCTTCGGTTTCTTCAAAGTTTTTAGGCGGCGCTATTTTGGTCGCGATGCTTGTGTGTGGCGGGTGTCAGTCGGCCCCGCAGGCGTCAGCAGACGACTTGGCGGCCTCCGAGGCGGCCTCCAACGAGGCGGCGCCGCGTGAGTCGAGCGACGCCGAGCAGACGCCAAAGCGCAGCGAGGAGGCGCTTGATACCCTGCTTCGCCTGGCGGGCGGCGGTGAGCGTGAACTGGCGACTGATTATTTTGTCTATGTCGCGGGCAGCATGATCGTGATGGAGGCCGATGTTGAGGCGGATATGGCCGCTTATTACCGCGCGCAGGAATCCG encodes:
- a CDS encoding peptidylprolyl isomerase codes for the protein MANRLKLIVVGLCLTFAGAACSSTPDVPDQGPAHDYASAQDEESATAAGAQDGQADGEAAEEAKVPQATGPVAEVDGEPITAETFNKEVSKIVASGQVPPQLLSQLSGQIVNKIVDKTLIDNAVKRADIKIADEKVDARVDQIRAEFAAANQGVDGQMGSLDTLVAQLGISKEEFYESVRESLAIEQLLADNGMTYPTAEEIRAFYDENPEAFEQPEQVHARHILIKVPEDADEAGWESARKRAAEIQTKASAPDADFAALAAELSEGPLGARNGGDLGWFGRQQMVPEFEKVAFTLEKNAISEPVRTQFGWHIIQKLDHREAGVIAFDKVETRLENKMRNDQVQKALSDLLSELHASQKITLHLENIK